The following proteins are encoded in a genomic region of Prosthecobacter sp.:
- a CDS encoding 3D domain-containing protein: protein MRHLTLLLLLGFAACQLVSCSSSGVFGASKLNKNASRITSVRTTAYTHGESDHIIYGAKTAVGTQLKYGNVRSAAADWSVYPVGTIFQIEGLPYVYQVDDYGSALVGTNTIDLYKPDKATMRAWGVRNVNIRVLKWGSFSKSLSIMKDRTGYSHIRRMVSRIQGSS, encoded by the coding sequence ATGCGCCATCTCACCCTCCTCCTTCTTCTCGGCTTTGCCGCCTGCCAGCTTGTTTCCTGCTCCTCCTCAGGGGTGTTCGGCGCGAGCAAGCTCAACAAGAATGCCTCGCGCATCACGTCCGTACGCACCACCGCCTACACCCATGGGGAGTCGGATCACATCATTTATGGTGCCAAGACAGCGGTCGGAACCCAGCTCAAGTATGGCAACGTACGCAGCGCCGCCGCCGACTGGTCGGTGTATCCGGTGGGAACGATTTTCCAGATCGAAGGACTGCCCTACGTCTATCAAGTCGATGACTACGGTTCTGCGCTGGTCGGCACCAACACGATCGATCTCTACAAACCGGACAAGGCCACGATGAGGGCTTGGGGAGTCCGCAATGTGAACATTCGCGTGCTGAAGTGGGGTTCGTTTTCCAAGAGCCTGTCCATCATGAAAGATCGCACCGGCTATTCGCACATCCGCCGCATGGTATCGCGCATCCAGGGCAGTTCCTAG
- a CDS encoding thioredoxin family protein: protein MKTALAFLAAASLAVCLHAADFPAGSPKFTTQADAVLKATKENGKPTILVFSASWCGPCQEMKKDVYPSAAVKPFHNQFNWAYLDIDVEANSKLFESHKLESVPYLLFLDPAGKTIDQQEGGSSPDEFAQKLAKVLKKTETAKTASTN from the coding sequence ATGAAAACAGCCCTCGCCTTCCTCGCCGCCGCATCCCTGGCGGTTTGTCTCCACGCCGCCGATTTTCCCGCAGGCAGTCCCAAGTTCACCACCCAAGCCGATGCGGTGCTGAAAGCCACCAAGGAGAACGGCAAGCCCACGATCCTCGTGTTCTCCGCCTCGTGGTGCGGTCCCTGTCAGGAGATGAAGAAGGACGTTTATCCGAGCGCAGCGGTGAAGCCGTTCCACAACCAGTTCAACTGGGCCTACCTCGACATTGATGTGGAGGCCAACAGCAAGTTGTTTGAGAGCCACAAGCTGGAGTCGGTACCGTACCTCCTGTTTCTGGACCCTGCGGGCAAGACCATCGACCAGCAGGAAGGCGGCTCATCGCCCGATGAGTTTGCCCAAAAGCTGGCCAAGGTGCTGAAGAAAACTGAGACAGCCAAGACGGCGAGCACGAATTGA
- a CDS encoding MFS transporter: MSEHSNARLFVWFRILFNCRFYYPVFTILFLDLGLSIGEFAALNVVWALTSVVLEVPSGALADRFGRRLLVIAAGVLMVLEMAVLCAMPVGRHDIVLWLFVLNRVLSGAAEACASGADEALAYDSLPEAERTTLWPQVMAKLSRGMALGFVVSSITGSVLYDHHTLTGALHFLGFEGEVAKEVSMKLPLLLGLGTALTCLLVTLRMTEQRAPAPKASIMQSVRETWLSILKTGGWIWRTRAAFALIVFGLVFDSVIRLFLTVASNFYRLVGIEEGWYGVIGTGVSLLGLVTAGWMETSTKVMSARQNFLWLGLVVFGGLMAAAHPQPGWTGIVLVVPLFLSMRFLQFFLSHYLNEIVDSAQRATALSFRGLTINLAYGALTLLFGWQTGWVGSNLGLKADDPRVFAAALTVWPWWFVGTVVLAGAWLWLRRFSMPKDERSGSGARH, translated from the coding sequence CGGTTCTACTATCCGGTGTTCACGATCCTGTTTCTCGATCTCGGATTGAGCATCGGGGAGTTTGCGGCGCTGAATGTGGTGTGGGCGCTGACGAGCGTGGTGCTGGAGGTGCCGTCGGGGGCGCTGGCGGACCGCTTTGGCCGGAGGCTGCTGGTGATTGCCGCAGGCGTGCTGATGGTGCTGGAGATGGCGGTGCTGTGTGCGATGCCGGTGGGCCGGCATGACATCGTGCTGTGGCTGTTTGTGCTGAACCGCGTGCTGAGCGGCGCGGCGGAGGCCTGCGCGAGCGGGGCGGACGAGGCGCTGGCGTATGATTCGCTGCCGGAGGCGGAACGCACGACGCTGTGGCCGCAGGTGATGGCGAAGCTGAGCCGGGGGATGGCGCTGGGCTTTGTGGTGTCATCGATCACGGGCTCGGTGCTGTATGATCATCACACGCTGACGGGCGCGCTGCATTTCCTCGGCTTCGAGGGGGAGGTGGCGAAGGAGGTCTCGATGAAGCTGCCGCTGCTGCTGGGCCTGGGGACGGCGCTGACCTGCCTGCTGGTGACGCTGCGGATGACGGAGCAGCGCGCCCCTGCCCCGAAGGCTTCGATTATGCAGAGTGTGCGTGAGACGTGGCTGTCGATTCTGAAAACGGGCGGCTGGATCTGGCGCACGCGGGCGGCGTTTGCGCTGATCGTGTTCGGGCTGGTGTTTGACAGCGTGATCCGGCTGTTCCTGACGGTGGCGAGTAATTTCTATCGTCTGGTGGGCATCGAGGAAGGCTGGTATGGCGTGATCGGCACGGGTGTGTCGCTGCTGGGGCTGGTGACGGCGGGCTGGATGGAGACGAGCACGAAAGTGATGAGCGCGCGGCAGAATTTTCTGTGGCTGGGCCTGGTGGTGTTCGGGGGCCTGATGGCGGCGGCGCATCCGCAGCCGGGCTGGACGGGGATCGTGCTGGTGGTGCCGCTGTTCCTGAGCATGCGCTTCCTGCAATTCTTCCTCTCGCATTACCTCAATGAGATCGTGGATTCGGCGCAGCGGGCGACGGCGCTGAGCTTTCGCGGGCTGACGATCAACCTGGCCTACGGAGCGCTGACGCTGCTGTTTGGCTGGCAGACGGGCTGGGTGGGATCGAACCTGGGACTGAAGGCGGATGATCCGCGGGTGTTTGCGGCAGCCCTGACGGTGTGGCCGTGGTGGTTTGTGGGAACCGTGGTGCTGGCGGGTGCGTGGCTGTGGCTGCGGCGCTTTTCCATGCCCAAGGATGAACGAAGCGGCTCCGGCGCACGTCATTAG
- a CDS encoding CDP-alcohol phosphatidyltransferase family protein: MSVPEEPLASRRVLKSRDTRWAHALAGTLARSGLTPNAISVLSVVFAGGAMACFLVAGDQTGTAGILAAWLGALVCIQLRLVCNLMDGMVAVEGGQGSPIGAVYNDAPDRVADVLILVGAGYSGAGEPGVVKLFEVIPLGWCCAVVAVWTAYVRVLGASLTGKHDYRGPMAKQHRMAVVCGGVLIEMIQHLMGRERVGILIALTLIFFGGLWTCWRRMAVLAKELRAGRGKP, translated from the coding sequence ATGAGCGTGCCTGAAGAGCCTCTGGCCTCGCGCCGCGTGCTGAAATCCCGCGACACGCGCTGGGCGCATGCGCTGGCAGGAACGCTCGCGCGATCTGGACTGACGCCGAACGCGATCTCGGTGCTCAGCGTGGTGTTTGCAGGCGGAGCGATGGCCTGCTTTCTGGTGGCCGGGGATCAAACTGGCACGGCGGGCATCCTCGCCGCATGGCTTGGGGCCCTCGTGTGCATCCAACTGCGGCTCGTGTGCAATCTGATGGACGGCATGGTGGCGGTGGAAGGCGGCCAAGGATCTCCCATCGGGGCGGTTTACAACGATGCGCCGGATCGCGTGGCGGATGTGCTGATTCTCGTGGGGGCTGGGTACAGCGGTGCCGGTGAACCGGGGGTGGTGAAGCTGTTTGAGGTGATTCCGCTGGGCTGGTGCTGCGCGGTGGTGGCGGTGTGGACGGCCTACGTCCGCGTGCTGGGTGCGTCGCTGACCGGGAAACATGATTATCGCGGGCCGATGGCGAAGCAGCATCGCATGGCGGTGGTCTGCGGCGGGGTTTTGATCGAGATGATCCAGCATCTCATGGGCCGCGAACGTGTGGGCATCCTGATCGCGCTGACCTTGATCTTCTTCGGCGGCTTGTGGACCTGCTGGCGGCGGATGGCCGTGCTGGCCAAGGAACTTCGCGCCGGCCGGGGCAAGCCTTGA
- the nth gene encoding endonuclease III — protein sequence MTRQERADHVLQRLGQLYPQPAIPLDHEDAFTLLVAVLLSAQCTDVRVNQVTPALFQLGRTPAALAAAPLDKIAAIIRPCGLGPQKAKAIKELSGILLAEHHGQVPASLEALERLPGVGHKTAQVVMAQAFGVPSFPVDTHIHRLAQRWGLTTGKSVLQTERDLKRLFPKESWNRLHLQIIYYGREHCTARGCDGTACEICRTCFPKRHKPTRTWKA from the coding sequence GTGACCCGACAGGAGCGTGCTGACCATGTTTTACAACGGCTGGGGCAGCTGTATCCCCAACCAGCGATTCCCCTTGATCATGAGGACGCGTTTACCCTGCTGGTAGCGGTTCTGCTTTCGGCGCAATGCACCGATGTCCGGGTCAATCAGGTAACCCCTGCGCTATTCCAACTTGGACGCACACCGGCCGCTTTGGCAGCCGCTCCCTTGGACAAAATCGCGGCGATTATCCGTCCATGTGGCTTGGGACCCCAGAAAGCCAAAGCTATCAAAGAGCTGTCAGGCATCCTGCTGGCGGAACATCATGGTCAGGTTCCTGCCTCGCTGGAGGCATTGGAGCGGCTGCCTGGAGTCGGCCATAAAACGGCCCAAGTGGTGATGGCGCAGGCCTTTGGCGTGCCTTCGTTCCCAGTGGATACTCACATCCACCGGCTGGCTCAGCGCTGGGGCCTGACCACCGGCAAATCCGTGCTGCAAACCGAACGCGACCTGAAACGTCTGTTCCCAAAGGAATCCTGGAACCGGCTGCACCTCCAGATCATCTACTATGGTCGTGAACACTGCACCGCACGCGGCTGTGACGGTACTGCCTGCGAAATCTGCCGCACCTGCTTTCCGAAGCGCCACAAACCCACACGCACATGGAAGGCATAA